In the genome of Cutibacterium equinum, one region contains:
- a CDS encoding RNA polymerase sigma factor: MERIPVSTTTSSTANTAADEEAKTATTRKSTRSTSAKTNATGRAKKATTKTSSASPKKSTATKSSPKKSSATTSVDEAKAPATKRTSGTKTAGKSATTTAAKTTKTSATKASGAKKSTTKSSGTKATGTTSTGTKKSTTSKKSTTSKSTTTKKSTAKKSTTTAKAKKETTIAEAASGAVDVTVERDGDDVVLTVGGKKRSLDDVDDSEYDPAEAAKDEQQINKEAEGFSLSDNDDADEPEQTVMVAGATADPVKDYLKQIGKVALLNAVEEVDLAKRIEAGLFAGEQLADPDLKISEEDREDYEWIAEDGKAAKNHLLEANLRLVVSLAKRYTGRGMLFLDLIQEGNLGLIRAVEKFDYTKGYKFSTYATWWIKQAITRAMADQARTIRIPVHMVEVINKLARVQRQMLQDLGREPTPEELAKELDMTAEKVIEVQKYGREPISLHTPLGEDGDSEFGDLIEDSEAIVPAEAVNFTLLQEQLHDVLDTLSEREAGVVSMRFGLTDGQPKTLDEIGKVYGVTRERIRQIESKTMSKLRHPSRSQVLRDYLD; the protein is encoded by the coding sequence TTGGAGAGGATACCCGTGTCGACCACCACGTCCAGCACTGCAAACACCGCTGCAGACGAGGAGGCGAAGACAGCCACCACGAGGAAGAGCACACGCTCCACCTCTGCCAAAACCAATGCCACCGGTCGGGCCAAGAAGGCCACGACGAAGACGAGCTCCGCATCACCCAAGAAGTCCACGGCCACGAAGTCGTCACCCAAGAAGTCGTCGGCCACGACGTCGGTTGATGAAGCGAAGGCTCCTGCAACCAAGAGGACTTCCGGTACCAAGACTGCTGGCAAGTCCGCCACGACAACCGCAGCCAAGACGACGAAGACCTCTGCGACGAAGGCGTCGGGGGCCAAGAAGTCGACCACGAAGTCGTCGGGGACCAAGGCAACTGGAACCACCTCAACTGGCACCAAGAAGTCGACCACCAGCAAGAAGTCCACCACCTCGAAGTCGACCACCACCAAGAAATCCACGGCCAAGAAGTCGACCACCACCGCGAAGGCCAAGAAGGAAACCACCATCGCCGAGGCCGCTTCCGGCGCGGTTGATGTGACGGTCGAGCGCGACGGTGACGACGTGGTGCTGACCGTGGGAGGCAAGAAGCGTTCTCTCGACGACGTCGATGACAGCGAGTACGACCCGGCTGAGGCTGCCAAGGACGAGCAGCAGATCAACAAGGAGGCCGAGGGGTTCTCCCTGTCCGACAACGACGACGCCGACGAACCCGAGCAGACCGTCATGGTTGCCGGTGCCACCGCCGACCCCGTCAAGGACTACCTCAAGCAGATCGGCAAGGTGGCCCTGCTCAACGCTGTCGAGGAGGTGGACCTCGCCAAGCGCATCGAGGCCGGCCTGTTCGCCGGCGAGCAACTCGCCGACCCGGATCTCAAGATCTCTGAGGAGGACCGCGAGGACTACGAGTGGATCGCTGAGGACGGCAAGGCCGCCAAGAACCACCTGCTGGAGGCCAACCTCCGTCTGGTGGTGTCGCTGGCCAAGCGCTACACCGGTCGCGGCATGCTCTTCCTCGACCTCATCCAGGAAGGAAACCTCGGCCTCATCCGCGCCGTCGAGAAGTTCGACTACACCAAGGGTTACAAGTTCTCGACCTACGCGACATGGTGGATCAAACAGGCCATTACCCGAGCCATGGCTGACCAGGCCCGCACGATTCGTATCCCGGTGCACATGGTCGAGGTCATCAACAAGCTGGCCCGAGTGCAGCGTCAGATGCTCCAGGACCTGGGACGCGAACCCACCCCGGAGGAGCTGGCCAAGGAACTCGACATGACGGCCGAAAAGGTCATCGAGGTGCAGAAGTACGGCCGCGAGCCGATCTCCTTGCACACCCCGCTGGGTGAGGACGGCGACTCCGAGTTCGGCGACCTCATCGAGGATTCCGAGGCCATCGTCCCGGCCGAAGCCGTCAACTTCACCCTCCTGCAGGAGCAGCTGCACGACGTCCTCGACACCTTGTCCGAGCGCGAGGCCGGCGTCGTCTCGATGCGATTCGGCCTGACCGACGGTCAGCCGAAGACCCTCGACGAGATCGGCAAGGTGTATGGGGTCACCCGTGAGCGCATTCGCCAGATCGAGTCCAAGACGATGTCGAAGCTGAGGCACCCCAGCCGTTCTCAGGTGCTGCGCGATTACCTCGACTGA
- a CDS encoding glycosyl hydrolase 2 galactose-binding domain-containing protein, with amino-acid sequence MSALFQLTSSDPHVLDPGQLAADHREWIDAVVPGGVHESLIAAGIIDHPYLGNHEKDCRWVEDRAWWYRGRVPIPDGDEPLVLTLTKVDTVADIWVDGKHVGRHASQFRPFSTVVPHVEGDQAEVFIRFAPPLDGLTEPPATRAMVNAVSEFLNAAAPQELDAEPGAGILTLNLAATRRRKGMFSWGWDFAPRIPSIGLTGKVEFTRRPPVEVTHRVETLSIAEDCATVNVVVAVTTHDDLLPFDVDVSLTSPTGDRTDGHALIHDGVASVVLQVDHPQLWWTHDMGEPFLYRVEVGVHDEDANTIATDSGMAGIRTITVDHSIDPDDPEYDGPARHFRFMLNGVPIFARGANLVPQSMLVGSVSPEQDRDLVDACRNGGMTMVRVWGGGVYASDAFMDACDENGILVWHDFMFACIDYPGDDQEFMSEVRTEADYQTRRLAHHPSLALWAGGNEVQAMHQAVWSNLNPGQWGSAIFDEILPEAVGRNSPTVGYWANSPATDADTDPRVNGTGAGDRHAWEVWHGADVGAGTHENYVSPAEAMHFHRYRHDTGRFISEFGIHASADLPTLERWLGKDHLTLDDPVLIARNKDTPKAKGMALVEYEVGRPTSVQSYVTSTQVVQAEGLKFGIEHYRRRWPHCAGTLVWQLNEPWPGMTWSLIDHDLGAKPGYYAAARAFAPALPILRLTDESLELWVSNVQPNRVVDTVAVTIERFDGTVEQTHKVKVSVPPSTSEMVWSMPRTQVPVNGDHYVWVEGATLPSNRLFLTRIADLDLPDPDLDIEVTATGTTTAKVRVTASMFAYFVRVLTPWPAVRADVSALDVRSGRTVIMNLDGLPTGFNPEQIAVRHFLDDVER; translated from the coding sequence ATGAGTGCCCTGTTCCAGCTCACCTCCAGTGACCCCCATGTCCTCGATCCAGGTCAATTGGCGGCCGACCATCGCGAGTGGATCGACGCGGTCGTGCCAGGTGGAGTCCACGAAAGCCTCATTGCGGCTGGGATCATTGATCACCCCTACCTCGGAAATCATGAGAAGGATTGCCGCTGGGTCGAGGACCGTGCCTGGTGGTATCGCGGGAGGGTACCGATCCCGGACGGCGATGAACCTCTCGTCTTGACCCTGACCAAAGTCGACACGGTCGCCGACATCTGGGTTGATGGCAAGCACGTCGGACGTCATGCCAGCCAGTTCCGTCCTTTCTCGACCGTCGTGCCACACGTCGAGGGCGACCAGGCAGAGGTCTTCATTCGATTCGCTCCCCCGCTGGACGGCCTCACCGAGCCCCCTGCCACCCGGGCCATGGTTAATGCCGTGAGCGAGTTCCTCAATGCCGCTGCTCCTCAGGAACTCGACGCCGAACCGGGAGCCGGGATTCTCACCCTCAACCTCGCTGCAACACGGCGGCGCAAGGGGATGTTCTCCTGGGGGTGGGATTTCGCCCCACGCATTCCTTCCATCGGGCTGACGGGGAAGGTTGAATTCACCCGCCGACCTCCTGTCGAGGTCACTCATCGCGTCGAGACCCTCTCCATCGCTGAAGACTGTGCCACGGTCAACGTCGTCGTGGCCGTCACCACCCACGACGACCTCCTGCCTTTCGACGTCGATGTCTCCCTGACCTCACCCACCGGAGATCGCACCGACGGCCATGCCCTCATCCACGATGGGGTTGCCTCGGTCGTGCTGCAGGTGGACCATCCCCAGTTGTGGTGGACCCACGATATGGGTGAGCCTTTCCTGTATCGCGTCGAGGTCGGCGTCCATGACGAGGATGCCAACACCATCGCCACGGATTCTGGGATGGCCGGCATCAGGACCATCACGGTCGACCACTCCATCGACCCCGACGATCCCGAATACGACGGGCCAGCCCGTCACTTCCGCTTCATGCTCAACGGTGTGCCGATCTTCGCCCGGGGAGCCAACCTCGTTCCACAGTCAATGCTCGTGGGCTCGGTGTCACCGGAACAGGATCGTGATCTGGTGGATGCCTGCCGCAACGGTGGCATGACGATGGTGCGCGTCTGGGGCGGCGGCGTCTACGCCTCTGACGCCTTCATGGATGCCTGCGACGAGAACGGCATCCTTGTCTGGCACGACTTCATGTTCGCCTGCATCGACTATCCCGGTGACGACCAAGAGTTCATGTCTGAGGTGCGGACAGAGGCTGACTACCAGACCCGCCGTCTGGCCCATCACCCGAGCCTTGCACTGTGGGCTGGCGGCAACGAGGTGCAGGCCATGCACCAGGCAGTCTGGAGCAATCTGAACCCCGGACAATGGGGATCGGCGATCTTTGACGAGATTCTGCCCGAGGCTGTGGGCCGCAATAGCCCCACCGTGGGTTACTGGGCCAACAGCCCAGCCACCGACGCCGACACCGACCCGCGCGTCAACGGCACTGGTGCCGGCGACCGTCACGCATGGGAGGTCTGGCACGGAGCCGACGTTGGCGCCGGCACCCACGAGAACTACGTCAGCCCGGCCGAGGCCATGCACTTCCACCGCTATCGCCATGACACCGGGCGCTTCATTAGTGAGTTCGGCATTCACGCCAGCGCTGACCTACCCACCTTGGAGAGGTGGCTTGGAAAAGACCATCTGACACTCGATGATCCAGTGCTCATCGCGCGCAACAAGGACACTCCGAAGGCCAAGGGAATGGCTCTCGTCGAGTACGAGGTGGGAAGGCCGACGTCGGTCCAGTCCTACGTCACCTCCACCCAGGTGGTGCAGGCTGAGGGGCTCAAGTTCGGCATCGAGCACTATCGACGTCGTTGGCCTCACTGTGCCGGCACCTTGGTGTGGCAGCTCAATGAACCCTGGCCAGGAATGACGTGGTCCCTGATCGATCACGATCTGGGAGCCAAACCGGGCTATTACGCTGCGGCTCGCGCTTTTGCTCCAGCCCTTCCTATCCTGCGACTGACCGACGAGTCCTTGGAACTGTGGGTTAGTAACGTCCAGCCCAACCGGGTCGTTGACACGGTGGCCGTCACCATCGAGAGATTTGATGGCACTGTTGAGCAGACGCACAAGGTGAAGGTGTCGGTGCCGCCATCGACCTCCGAGATGGTGTGGTCAATGCCACGCACCCAAGTGCCGGTGAACGGCGACCACTACGTGTGGGTTGAAGGTGCGACTCTGCCCTCCAACCGGCTCTTCCTGACACGTATCGCTGATCTTGACCTGCCCGACCCCGACCTTGACATTGAGGTGACGGCGACAGGAACTACGACGGCGAAAGTCCGGGTGACGGCCTCGATGTTCGCCTATTTCGTCCGAGTCCTGACCCCATGGCCGGCAGTTCGAGCCGACGTGTCGGCCCTCGATGTGCGAAGCGGAAGGACCGTCATCATGAACCTCGATGGACTACCCACAGGGTTCAATCCTGAACAGATCGCCGTGCGTCACTTCCTTGACGATGTGGAGCGATGA
- a CDS encoding TetR/AcrR family transcriptional regulator → MAVTTKTSARRGPYAKGVARRAEILDVALQLYGASSGDRPTLAAIAAQVGLTEAGVLHYFGSMDELFVAILEARDIHAVDAGALTDPEHVWAYLAQTTRTPGLTKLFVDMSVAAADPNHPAHAFMERHRRRVYEVVRTGLGIDDEQAVRLAVAAAEGLQLRWVQDHSTDIAGDLEALARILTSVR, encoded by the coding sequence ATGGCAGTGACGACGAAAACCTCAGCTCGACGTGGCCCGTACGCCAAGGGGGTCGCCCGACGGGCTGAGATCCTTGACGTTGCGCTGCAACTGTACGGCGCGAGCTCGGGCGATCGACCGACCTTGGCTGCCATTGCCGCGCAGGTCGGTCTCACCGAGGCTGGCGTGTTGCACTATTTCGGTTCAATGGATGAGCTCTTCGTTGCCATCTTGGAGGCTCGCGACATTCACGCCGTCGATGCCGGAGCACTCACCGACCCCGAGCACGTGTGGGCATATCTGGCCCAGACGACCCGTACCCCGGGCTTGACGAAGCTATTCGTCGATATGAGCGTGGCTGCTGCCGACCCCAACCATCCCGCCCATGCCTTCATGGAACGGCATCGGCGGCGGGTTTACGAGGTCGTCAGGACGGGATTGGGGATTGACGACGAGCAGGCTGTAAGGCTGGCAGTAGCGGCCGCAGAGGGTTTGCAGCTGAGGTGGGTTCAGGATCACAGCACCGACATTGCCGGGGATCTGGAGGCCTTGGCCCGGATCCTCACTAGTGTTCGTTGA